ggagccctcGCCAGCCTGCCGTGGCCCTGCTGCAAAGGGGGCTGCGGAGTTTGCCCTGTGCCGTGGGACCGACGGCCTGTCCCGGgggccacccccatgctgctcccgGGGGCGATCCAGCTTGCAGAGCCGTGCGTATGGCTGGGGACAGATGCTAGCCTGGGGGCGGCAGTGGGGCAGTTCCTACGGCTGCCCATCCCTGGCCCAGATCcaccctggggcagcagcagctcagagaGTCCGACGGGGCcccggggctcagcagggagccctggaggCCCTGGCTGGAGGAGTAATAACCCAACTCCCTGCTTTCTTGCCCTCACCGGTGcccccactataaaaactgttccagccCCTCTAGTGGGGGAATTCTCCcgcaggcagggcctggggatCCGGAGGCGCACCGTGCCACGAGCGCACAGGGCCACGCCAGCGCCTCTGACGGGTGCAGCTTGGCTGTTGGTCACCCTTTGTCGGGACGCGGTAATTAGCCTAatggggcccagtctcccccctccctgcctgggggctgctattgtctcccctcccttcccaaccGCCGACCTTCCGGCTGCTTTGTGCCGCGCAGGCTGGCGGATTCCTTAGGAAATTACAGGCTCATTAGCGCCAGGGTACGCGGCCTGTCTCCAGCCAGCACGGCCACCAGGCGGCCGGGGCATAATGGGGAGTCACAAATGAGGGAACGGGCCTGGCCCGTCTCCAAGCAACGGGGAACAATGGGCGCGTGTCGCCCAGAGACAGGCCCTTCCTGCAGCCCCGGCCCCACGGCTGCCGGGGCTATTTTTGGCAGCACtgttgtgtgggggcagggaatgagTTTCAGGGTGGCCCAGCCCTATATAAGCCCTGGCTGCCCGGGAGCTCGGCTCAGGGTGTTGAGGCACCTCACCGGGTCATGCCATAGCTTCGCGCCGTCCCTTGAAGACTTCTCAGAGCGATGGCAGCGCCCAATGCCAAGGTACGGGCCAGGGCATGCGGGGGAGCAGACCCCAAAGGGTGAGTGCTGTGGCATGAGGGTGGCTTTCCTCCCCAGCAAGGTTCCCCTGCTGCGTTCCCGAGGGAAACCCTGCCAGCCACGGCACCAAAGGCTGGTGTGTCGCAATGTGTCCCAGCCCCGCGCCCGCGGGCAGTTCTGGGGAGGAGCCCAGCACATCAGGCCCTGGGGGGATGCAGGCCAGGGAGCAAGTGGCGTCTGCTTTGACTCTTCCTGGTGTCTCCTGATCGCCGACCTGGCACCTGTGGCCTGAGCCACCTTGGCCGTGAGGCTACGGTGTCAATTGCTCCCTGCTCAGAGCTGTGGTGCGTCGCACGGGGAAGCGCAGCCctcacttagggttgccaggtgtccggttttcgcccagACATCTGGTatgttggtttgggttttttttttctctttctcaagaactttggctccccccccccccttttttttttcctccatcaatttttttcctgccatgttcgggggtttttgtgaaagcatctggcaaccctgaccTCGCTGGGCGCCGGGCAGTGCACAACCGAGCCCGCAGTCAGAGTGAAAGGGAGACTGGGCAGCTACAACATGTAACGCCTCCCTGACCCCGCCAGGGGCCTGCGGCAGCTGGGGCACGACCCCTGCCAGCCACGCACATAACAGGCTGAGCTGCTCACCAGCACCAGTCCCTGCCTTGCCCCAGCAGGCTCCCTGGGGGCAGCTTTGTCTCCATGACGCACCCTCCGCCAGCCAGGGGGCCAATTAGTGCTAATTGCCACTGTGGCTGCTTCTCCCTtatggaaatgggggggggggggggggggctttctacAGCGTTGCCATGGGGCGAGGGGCAGAGAACAGTGAGTGAGTCTGGCCCCTTTGGCGCTTTGCAGCAGGTCACTAGGGCCTGTGCACAGGGTGTGTGGCAGCTAGCGCTCCTGGGCTACGTCTCGATTTTtcgtaaaaaggatgcaaattagacgtatcgcaattgcgaatgaagcggggatttaaatctcccccgcttcattagcataaaaatggctgccgctctttttcggcacggagctttgccggagaaaagcgccagtctagacgcggatctttcggaaaataaagccttttccgaaagatcccttagccctcttaaaataagggtcTAGTCCCAGCTGCGGGAGGGCAGTATGGGCTAGTGGTTAGGGGGCAGGAGGCCCACAAGAATGTTGCGCAACCCAAGCCCTGGAGGTGGCCCTGGGAGAGTGGGGCATGCTGGGTATTTTGGGGGCAGTGTTTGCGGAGAGTTCACAGTGGGGCAGGGTAGTGAGGTGGCGCCCGCGTGGGTtttctgggagagggaggggctaggCCTGTGAGGTTGGGGGGAGCGGTTTGGGGGACCTTGTTGGGGCCCTCCACGGGCTGGTCTTTGGTACCAGCCAATCTCTCCTTGGTGGGGTCGGCACCGCAGGGCGTCTTGCCGGGGCTCTCAGAGCCCAGATGCAAAGCTAGATGGGCCCCTGGGCTGAGCTGGGGTGTCGCTGGGTTTATCCCCGTTGACACCCGCCTGGCCCTGCGCTCACACTTGCCTCTTGTGCTCACAGATCCACAAGgcctcctgcctcctgctcctggccctgctctgctccctggctgcgGCCGGGCAGAGCATGCCCGTGTGCTGCCGCCAGAAGACCTGCCCATGCCGGGTCTATGACGTGCTGCACGGCCTGGGGAACCATGCTGCCGGCATCCTCACACTGGGCAAGAGGAGGAGCAGCTCGCAAGCCTTCCAGAGCCAGCTCTACCGCCTGCTGCACGGCTCCGGCAACcacgctgccggcatcctcaccATGGGCAAGCGGGAGGacctggccccagagcagccagcctCGGCCTGCCGGGACGCCTCCCCCTACCCCACCGGCCTGCTGCCTCTAGCCCCGTGTGCTGCCAACACTGACCCTGCCAGCACCAGGGAGTGCCTGGCCCCGCTTGACCAGGGCCAGAGCGGGGTGGCTGCAAAGAGCTTTTCCTGAAGTggccagaggtggggggagcagcagcccgaGGGCAGGGAGGACCCACAGGGACTCTTTTAATGACCACGGGCCATTTACAAATAAACCCctgcctgaggctcagggctgtcTGCCTGGCGTGTTGTCTCACGGGACTGCAATGGGGTGGGCATACCCGGGGGCCTGGCCGGagtcccctgcagccagctgccaaCCTGAGGCGATGGTGCCACCCTGAGCAGAGCGAGTTCAGAacgtggcagctctcctgccctcacCCATGCTCCTGGCGGGGGTGTCTGCTGCGCCATgacgaagggggggggggggtggcctcTCGAGAAAGACCAAAGAGGCAGGTTTGCAATGAGCTGTGCACCCAGGGGGCTCTGCCCTCCTTGACTTACAGGCCACTCGAGGCTGGGCTGGGATGGGAgcgggcagagctggctgggacgGCTTGGCTCTGAGCCCCCAGCACCCTGTGTATGCACTGCGGACACCCAGCACCCGGGCGGCTGATCTGCCACTAGCAGGCCTGTGGCTGAGGGAGAGATGCCCAGGCGGGTGGCCCGTGGTTCGTGGCACTTTATTGACGTAGCACAGAGTGGGCAAGAGGGAGGGGCTAGGCCtgtgaggtgtggggggagtGGTTTGGGGGACCTTGTTGGGGCCCCCCACGGGCTGGTCTTTGGCACCAGCCAACCTCTACCTGATGGGGTTGGCACCGCAGGATGTCTTGCTGGGGCTCTCAGAGCCCAGAGGCTAAGCTAGGTGGGCCCCTGGGCTGAGCTGGCCCACGGAGCCTTCCAGTCTGGCCCACGGCCTGTACCATTGGACCCACAGGCAGAGAGCAGCCGCAGGGCTCAGATCAGTTGCCGGCTCTATCTGCCTCTCTGTTCCGGAGTGGGGGAGGAAATTTGTGCGTGCCCCCCCctttcactcaaactccctctcagactccacagcgtctcctgcaccccaattccctcctccatccccctccatagaaaagtgcagcccttgaccactttctaaaatgtgaatgccccccccatcaaaaatagGCACCCCCCTCTGATGTAGCAGACGCCCCGATCTCGGGATCATCGAGGTCGCAGCCCGGGGGCCAGGCAGCGCTGGCAGCCAGATGGCAGTGTTGGAAAATAAATGGGCATCACTGCACTGGGGTAGTGGTTGCTGCAGCCAACGGACTCCTAGCTAAGGGTCACCCTAGGCCTGCCGGAGGGGGGGCAAGAACAGCCCCCTGCTATGGAGCCAGAGAAGCAAACCCCCTCTTCCAATTAGCAAGGCCCTGgattcccagcccctctctttgcAGTGGTGCTGGGCCAGCCCTAGCCCTGCTGGCTCTCCCCCCAGCGGGACGAGGGCGCCCGTGCACAGCTGGGGAATGAGGACGAGGGCTGTGCCATGACTGGCCCCCGATCTCTCAGGCCAGCCACTTCAGAGCCAGCCTTtgaacccacccccaccccggcaccttctgctgcagccgCTTCCTTGGCCTGGCTGGGATCAAGGTCTGATGggaaacctcccccctccccccccgtcccctcctCGGCCACCTCCAACTCCGGGGCACAGGGCAAATTCCTCAGGAGGGCCCATGCTGCTTGGGAGGGTTaccccatgcagcagggagctTCGTGCAGGGAAGGGAGACAGGGGCGTGCAAAGGGAGGGGTCTGCCCTGGGGCACCTTGTTCCTTCCCCGAGCCCCCCTGGGGAGATGCCCAGGCCAGGGCGGGAGGCTGAGGGGctctctgcaggccaggctgGACACACGGCCACGTGCTCCCCCTACTTGACCTGGGAGCACAGGGAGGCTGCCAGTCAAAGCGCCGCTGGATCCCGTTTCTGGCAGCATGAGCCTTCGTCCCCCAGCGCTGGCAGGGAGCcggggcacagagctgagatgTCGGCGCCCCTTGGCATCGGCTTTGCGGGCAGAGCGCTCGGCCCCTCTCGGGTCCAGCGCAGACAGGCCCCAAGTGGCTCCAAACTGATGTGAGCTCAGCCAAGGCCCCAcgaccagccccacccccacacactcgCAAGGGGCCTGGGGGTCTGGCGTTCCCTGCTGTCCCTTGGCCTAGAGCTGTTCCTCTGTCACCCCGCTCGGTCAGGGTCCCACACGCACAGTCTCTGGGAGCTGGACACCCTCCCCCGGACACTGGGTGCAAGgtccccccttccctggcagctccctgtgggcagggccccctcccaccacagccccTGGAAGCCAGCCCGCCTCTAATCCCCCACAGGCCTTGGGTGCAGGGTCCCCTGGTCACTGGGTGCAGGGTCGCCCCTCTTCCGGCAGTTCCCTGAGtgcagggccccctcccccacagcccctggcagccaggtccccccttgccccccagccactgagtgcagggtcccccctcccccaccacaggccccgggtgcaaggtccccccccccccagtcactggGTGCAGGGTCGCCCCTTTCCTAGCAGTACCCTGTGTGccaggtcccctcccccacagcccctgggagcCAGGTCTCCCCTGAGCGcagggtcccccctcccccaccacaagcCCCGGGTGCAAGGTGCCCCCCCGGGCTCAATGCCCGCACGGCTGCTGCCCGCAGGGTCccccggggcggggccgcgcggaGCAGCCCGGCCGGGATTAGCGGGAGGGCGGAGCGGGGCGGCGCACTGGCTGCACCTGCCGCTGGCAGCCCgcgggcgggccgggccggggagcggcggcggcggcggggccaTGCCGGTGATGAAGGGGTTGCTGGCTCCGCAGAACACCTTCCTGGACACCATCGCCACGCGCTTCGATGGCACCCGTGAGTCCGCCgcgcgcagcccggggctgggcagggccgggggggaccctgcgcctcggggctgggcagggccgggggggaccgtgcgcctcggggctgggcagggccgggggggaccctGCGCCTCGGGACTGGGTAGGGCCGGGGGGGACCCTGCGCCTCGGGGCTGGGTAGGGCCGGGGGGGACCCTGCGCCTCGGgactgggcagggccgggggggaccgtgcgcctcggggctgggcagggccgggggggaccctgcgcctcgggactgggcagggccgggggggaccctgcgcctcggggctgggtagggccgggggggaccctgcgcctcggggctgggcagggccgggggggaccctgcgcctcgggactgggcagggccgggggggaccctgcgcctcggggctgggcagggccgggggggaccctgcgcctcggggctgggcagggccgggggggaccctgcgcctcggggctgggcagggccgggggggaccctgcgcctcggggctgggcagggccgggggggaccctgcgcctcggggctgggcagggccgggggggaccctgcgcctcggggctgggcagggccgggggggaccctgcgcctcgggactgggcagggccgggggg
This genomic interval from Pelodiscus sinensis isolate JC-2024 chromosome 29, ASM4963464v1, whole genome shotgun sequence contains the following:
- the HCRT gene encoding hypocretin neuropeptide precursor isoform X2; amino-acid sequence: MAAPNAKIHKASCLLLLALLCSLAAAGQSMPVCCRQKTCPCRVYDVLHGLGNHAAGILTLGKRRSSSQAFQSQLYRLLHGSGNHAAGILTMGKREDLAPEQPASACRDASPYPTGLLPLAPCAANTDPASTRECLAPLDQGQSGVAAKSFS
- the HCRT gene encoding hypocretin neuropeptide precursor isoform X1, which produces MRGSRPQRIHKASCLLLLALLCSLAAAGQSMPVCCRQKTCPCRVYDVLHGLGNHAAGILTLGKRRSSSQAFQSQLYRLLHGSGNHAAGILTMGKREDLAPEQPASACRDASPYPTGLLPLAPCAANTDPASTRECLAPLDQGQSGVAAKSFS